Within the Hydrogenispora ethanolica genome, the region CGTTTGCCTTCTTCTTCCGGTGCTCCGAAGTAAGCATCATCCAGTTCAACCACACCGGCAAGGAGGTATTTGGAATCCCGATCCGCCATGGCCTTGCGGATTCTGTGGAGCATAAACCAGGCTGCTTTGTAGGATATTTCAAGCTCTTTTGAAAGCATCATAGCTGAACACCCTCTTTTATCTCTTCCTATAAAGTAGATGGCCCAGAACCACTTCTCAAGCTTGATATGTGTCTTCTCCATAACGGTGCCTACAATGACGGATGCCTGATAATGACAGGATGTGCATTCATAGTGGTTACGTGTAGCGATTACGTAATAAGTCTCGTTACCACATCTGGGGCACTTAAAACCGTCAGGCCAGCGCATCTTAAAAAGGTGCTCTCGGCAAGCGTCCTCACTATTAAACTTATTTTTAAACTCCATGAAGCTTAATGCTTCTTGTTTAGCCATAACCAACAACCTCCCAAACAAATGTTTGTGGCTAAATTATACTAAAACACGTGTTCGATTGGCAAGTGATTGCTGACTAAAAGTCATAGTCATTTAATAAAATTAAGAAACGTGATTGTGAGGTTAAAATTGTGGAAATTTTAGTTCGTTTATTTGGATTAATCAAGTTGGTAATATATAAATTTATATATAGGTATAGAATAGTTTTTCATTTAACAACTTATTTTCACCCATTTGCAACAATAACGATGAACAAAAAGGCACGTCTTTACCTTGGGGAAAAAGTAAAAATTGAAAAAGGAGTAACTCTATCAGTTAACGTTAATGGAGTTTTTAATATTAAAAAAGCTGTTTATTTACGAAAATATTCATATTTTGAGGTTGGGACTGGTGCAAAGCTAACAATTGGCGAAGGGACATTTTTAAATAGAAATGCACAAATTGTTTGTATGAATGAGATATATTTAGATAAGCATATTGCTATTGGGACAGGAGTGTCAATGTTTGACCATGATCATTATTACTTTGCTGATTGTGTTCAAAATTGGGAATTATCCAAAAAAGGTAATATTTACGTTGAAAGAGACGTTTGGATTGGTGCAAATGCAATTTTGCTAAGAAATTGTAAAATAGGACATAATACTGTAATTGCTGCAGGTGTTGTCGTTAGGGAGGAGATACCTGCAAACACTTTGATGTATCTAGATAAAAAGTCATATGCATTTAAAGATATTCCACCTCAGTCAGGAATTCAATGATATTTTAGAATTTTAGAATTCACTCTAAACTAACGTGGGCTTGTATTAAAAAGAGTAGAGGATAGGGCAATTATGTTATTTCTACGTGAAATTCTTAAACACTTAACAGAGTATAAAACACAGTGGGTAGAATATCCATACCAAATACCAAACAAATCCACACGCTACAAGAACAATACTATAGAGTACATTGAAAACAAAATTCCCCTTCCAGAACTCTACCAAAAACGAGAAAGTTGTTGCGGATGTACTGCTTGCTACGCGATTTGCTCTAGTAACGCCATAACTATGGAACCTGATGAAGAAGGGTTTCTCTACCCAGTTGTTGATGCAAGAAAATGCGTAAGATGTTATAAGTGTTTATCAGTTTGTGCTTTCAAGGAAGCTCAAAAGAAAAAAGGCTATCTATGAAGAGAATGGTAAAATTTTGAAAACAAGTTCCATGCCCTTTTGTAATATAACTTTATAATTATTGGTCTGGCGTTGTTTTGTGCGATTGTCAACGAAAAATTGATCCAGGTGATATTGAAAAAATGATCCACTAACGATATTGAAAAAGTGATCCACATAAAGCATAAAGAAGCAAAAGCACTAGAGAGAACTCCCCCATGGGGGGAAGCGGCGAATCAAACTTCGCCGGCCTCACCTCCCTTACGGCGTTGTTTTAACCGGTAAGATTCCGCGTTCATATTCAAAATATGAGACCGGTAAGTTAGACGGTCAACCAATGCCGCCGTTAGCATCGGATCACCGAAGAAATCGTCCACTTTGAAAATTCAAGGTTCGTGGTGATGAGAACGCTGCCCCTTTCAGTATGCTCGGAAAGAACTTGAAACAAACTTTGAGCATGGGCCTGGTTAAACGATACATACGATAACTCATCCAGGATTAACAAATTGGTTTTCGCCAACTGTTGCTGCACACGGCCCAGTTTTTTCAGTTCCTGGGCTTCATGCAAGGCAATGGCCAGTCCGGCGGCGGTGATAAATTTAACCCGGAAACCTAAAGAACATAGTTTCATCCCGAGTCCAATCGCCAGATGGGTCTTGCCGGTTCCAGGGTTGCCGACTAAAATCACATTTAATTAGTAATGGCTTGTCTGACCGTTTGGCTTACCGGTTCCATCAAGGGCCGGCATGAGGCCCTGCGGCGGGGTAGGTCCAAGATGTGAGGGTTGGGCGGCCAATCACTGGACAAATCGCACAGGATTAAGATGGATGGGCAGATTATTTCTTCAAAGCAAAGGATCTTCTTTTAGATACTTGAGCGAATTGCAAATTTCATAGAAAAAACTCGCAACACAATATATTGATAGATATATCTGGGCTTATCACTATATATTGTGTTACGAAGGGCACATTATGGTAATTTGCAATTCACTTACTTACCAATATTGCATTAAGAATGTCTATAAATTTTTGCCTATTGTTTAAACGGTCGATATTCTCGGGTTTCCGGCTGCGAAAGAATGTGCCGTATGAAATTCCCCTCCCGTTTCATACTCTTTTGGATATCTGCAGGAGTATAGGGGAGTACTTCAATAGGCTCGTTCAAGTTTAATGCGGCTTTTCCAAGTTTTCGCCATTTCTCTTTTGGAGTCATATCAGCGAAATCTTGAGAGACAACCACTAGGTCGATATCACTATCAGCGCGGGCGGTGCCGCGAGCTTGCGAACCATATAGAAAAACTTGCTCCGCCAGGATTCCCTGATTCGATAATTCCCGAAAATACGCGTGGATTATATTGTCAATTTTTCTTTCAAGCATTTTAATATCTCCTTGGTATTTAAAAGATAATCTTTCACCAAATCTTGGTTATATTCTTGAATAGCCCGGGATAAGTTCTCGGGGTATCGGGTATTGACCGACATTGCGGTGATGGTTGCCAAAAACTCCTTTTGTTCACTTGGTAACGCAATTTCAGTTATTTTTAGCAAGGTCAGCAGATTGTGCGTACGAGGTGGTGTTTCCTTGGTTTTTTCGATGATAATGGCTTTCAGGAATTTTTCAATAGCTAGGTGACACATAAAAAGGGCATAAACATACCTTTCGGTTTGAAACATTGCTTGAGCTGTTTCAAAGTCATAATTCGATTGATTTAGCCATTCAAGCGTTTCTTCCAGCACTACTAAGATCACCTCAAGCCAATATTAACATGAATCATTATTGAAATCAAACACCGAGTTCTATGAGGTGGACTAGGGTTCATTTAGAGAATAAACTTAGCGTAACAGCATGCAAGGGATTTTGGTTTTTTCATATTTTCCCTGTAATTTTTTGAGTCGCTTTCTTTAAATATTTTTTAGTTGAGACATGGTTATTTAATTGATTCTTGAAAAACCACAAAGCAATATAAATGCTAGGTTTAGGATTAAAAAAGCAGGGAAAATGCTTGCCAAACAGAATAAAGTAGAAAAGCCTTCCAGTCGGACCGAGCATGACATATTTGGGAAATTCAGCCATGATTTGAAGGGAAATCATGAAGCGATAACTCTTAATTGCCACAATTGTTCTCTGGAATATACTCGAAGAGAATAAATTTTACCAAGAGAATCAACAAAGATAATAGATTTTATGAAAAAGGTGTTCCATAAAATGATAACCAAAGCCATCATCCCCGCCGCTGGCCTCGGCACCCGGATGCTCCCCCTAACCAAAGCCCAACCCAAAGAGATGCTGCCCCTGGCCGGGAAACCCTGTATCCAGTATATCGTCGAAGAACTGGCGGCAGTAGGGATCAAGCAAATTCTCTTCATCACCGGCCAGAAAAAGCGGGCTATCGAAGATCACTTCGACAAAGATATGGACTTAAGCCGGCTCTTGTCCGGCAGCGGCCAAAAAGATTTATTATCCGCCCTGGATTATGAGGACTTGGACATCCAATTCTTCTATACCCGGCAAAGCGTCCCGGCCGGCCTCGGCGACGCGGTCAACCATGCCCGGGATTTTGTCGGGAATGATCCTTTCGCAGTAGGATTTTCGACCTCATGCTCCCCATGGGCGCAGTTTCCGGCTTGACCTGGTTGAATGCAAAATATCTGGATCCGATGTTACATCAGCAAATCGGTTGTAACAAGGTTTTTCAGAACTACGCCAACCACGATTATAGTTTATTCACTTGGCAGGTTTAACAATAAAGGCTCTAGCCTTTAAAATCCTGTTAATCCAATAATCCTGTAAATCCAGGTCAATTGAGGTGAATCGCTTGTTAAACTTCGTCATCATGGCCGGGGGCAAAGGCGAACGTTTTTGGCCCAAGAGCCGCATAGAACTCCCTAAACAATTATTGAACCTGACCGGCAATGGCACGATGATCCAAGAGACGGTCTGGCGGCTGAAAAAAATCGCGCAGCCATCCCAGATTTACATTGTCACGAGCGGCATGTACGCCGCGAAGATCGCGGAGCAGCTGCCGGAGCTTCCCCCGGAAAATATCATCATCGAGCCGGAAGGGAGAAACACCGCTCCTTGCATCGGACTGGCTTCCATTATCATCGAAAAAAAAGATCCCGGCGGAGTCATGGCCGTCCTGGCGGCCGACCATGTCATCCAAAAGCCGGACCTCTTTTGCGAGCTGCTGTTGCAGGGAAATGAGGTAGCCCGGGAAACCGGCGGAATCGTTACCCTGGGAATTCAACCCGACCGCCCGGAGACGGGGTACGGTTATATCAAGATGGGTCCGCAAGCCTCCGGAGCGGACAATCTCTTTCGGGTGGAACGCTTCACCGAAAAACCGAATCTGGAGACCGCCCATGAATTCTTGACGAGCGGGAAATATCTCTGGAATAGCGGCATGTTCATCTGGAAGGTCGCCACCATCCGTAGGGCCATTGCCGATTTCATGCCGGATCTGCACCAGGGTTTAGAAACGATCCGTGCCGCCATCGGTACGGACCAGTACCCAGAGATATTGGCCGAGCAATATTCCAAGTTTGAAAAGATCTCCATTGACTACGGAGTCATGGAAAGAGCCCCCTTGGTCTACGTGCTTCCGGCGGACATCGGTTGGGACGACGTGGGCAGCTGGACCGCCTTGGAGCGGTTACGGGCCCAAGATGCCAACGGCAATATTCTGCCCAATGAAAATATCGTCGCCATCGATCTGCAAAATTGCATCTTTGAAACCAGCGGCGACAAGTTGGTAGCGGCCATCGGCTTAAGCGACATCGTCTATGTCGAGACCGGGGATGCCGTGTTAATCTGCCCGAAAAACCGGGTACAAGATGTGAAAAAGGTGTTGGAAAAAGTAGATAAAACCAAACAGTGACCACGATTTATAGGATTATGGGATGCACAGGATTTAGTTCGTATGTTGGAATCCCTGGCAAAAGCCCATGGGCTTTTGAAATGTCATTAGCAATAAAGGCTTTAGCCTTTAAAATCCCGTTAATCCCATAATCCGATAAATCCAGGTCGAAAGAGTGTGAATTTGAAACCACTTTTCCGAATCACGTTTTTAATCATGGACCACGATTTATAGGATTATGGGATGCATAGGATTTGGTCCGTGTGTAGGAATCTCTGGTCAAAAGCCCATGGGCTTTTAAAATCCACAGGTGCACGGAATATAGATTCAAATGTAAGCAATAAAGGCTTTAGCCTTTAAAATCCCGTTAATCCAATAATCCGATAAATCCAGGTCGAAAGGGTGTTGAATTTGAAATCACTTCTCCGAATCACGTTTTTAATCATGAGCCTCATGATTGTTTGGACGGTTCCGGCTTGGGCCGCCGCCAACCAACTCGCAACGAATATCCCCTTGGACAGCTACATCTACACGTATCTGGATAAACTGGACGGCCTGGGCTATCTGCCCGCCATGCAGACCGGGACCAAGCCGTACACCCGGATGCAGGCCGCCGGGTGGGTCCGGGAGATGCGGCAGCAAGCCGTGGCTGAGCCGTTGCCCGAATATGCCCAAAAGATGCTGAACGAGCTGATCGCGGATCTCGGGCCGGAGCTGGCCGCGCTAGATGGCGCGGCAGGGAACGGCCGGCTCCGTCTCCGCGAATTGGCGTGGGAAAATACATATTATGATGGACCGACCTTGAAGCAGAATAATAAAACCAAATCGACCTACCAGCCGCTAAATATCAACAACAACGGCTACCGCTTGGCGGATGATCTGAATAGCATTCTGAACCTCCAGATCGAGGGGACCTGGAACGACCGGCTGGTTTTCAGCGCTATCCCCCGTTTGAGCTACGATAGGACGGAAGACGTCTCCGCCGACTTGGAGGCCGGCTATTTCAAGACCCGCTTGAGCAACCTTCAGATCCAGCTGGGCAAAGACCCCATCTGGTGGGGCCAGGGCGAGCGGGGCAGCCTTGCCTTATCGAATAACATGGAACCCCTGACTGCCCTCAAGCTGTCGAATCTGGAAC harbors:
- a CDS encoding IS1595 family transposase; its protein translation is MAKQEALSFMEFKNKFNSEDACREHLFKMRWPDGFKCPRCGNETYYVIATRNHYECTSCHYQASVIVGTVMEKTHIKLEKWFWAIYFIGRDKRGCSAMMLSKELEISYKAAWFMLHRIRKAMADRDSKYLLAGVVELDDAYFGAPEEEGKRGRGTSKAKVIVGLSLNDESHPQFLKMEVVNDLKKQTIAEFAHSNIESGSTISSDAYHSYRNLQKEGYKLEFKTFNPKEDPEHLKWLHTIVSNAKAFVAGTFHGLDEKHLQRYLDEFCYRFNRRFFVNELFNRIVNSCITSHKIKYTELTV
- a CDS encoding acyltransferase, with the protein product MEILVRLFGLIKLVIYKFIYRYRIVFHLTTYFHPFATITMNKKARLYLGEKVKIEKGVTLSVNVNGVFNIKKAVYLRKYSYFEVGTGAKLTIGEGTFLNRNAQIVCMNEIYLDKHIAIGTGVSMFDHDHYYFADCVQNWELSKKGNIYVERDVWIGANAILLRNCKIGHNTVIAAGVVVREEIPANTLMYLDKKSYAFKDIPPQSGIQ
- a CDS encoding 4Fe-4S dicluster domain-containing protein; amino-acid sequence: MLFLREILKHLTEYKTQWVEYPYQIPNKSTRYKNNTIEYIENKIPLPELYQKRESCCGCTACYAICSSNAITMEPDEEGFLYPVVDARKCVRCYKCLSVCAFKEAQKKKGYL
- a CDS encoding nucleotidyltransferase domain-containing protein, with product MLERKIDNIIHAYFRELSNQGILAEQVFLYGSQARGTARADSDIDLVVVSQDFADMTPKEKWRKLGKAALNLNEPIEVLPYTPADIQKSMKREGNFIRHILSQPETREYRPFKQ
- a CDS encoding HEPN domain-containing protein, giving the protein MLEETLEWLNQSNYDFETAQAMFQTERYVYALFMCHLAIEKFLKAIIIEKTKETPPRTHNLLTLLKITEIALPSEQKEFLATITAMSVNTRYPENLSRAIQEYNQDLVKDYLLNTKEILKCLKEKLTI
- a CDS encoding mannose-1-phosphate guanylyltransferase, which produces MLNFVIMAGGKGERFWPKSRIELPKQLLNLTGNGTMIQETVWRLKKIAQPSQIYIVTSGMYAAKIAEQLPELPPENIIIEPEGRNTAPCIGLASIIIEKKDPGGVMAVLAADHVIQKPDLFCELLLQGNEVARETGGIVTLGIQPDRPETGYGYIKMGPQASGADNLFRVERFTEKPNLETAHEFLTSGKYLWNSGMFIWKVATIRRAIADFMPDLHQGLETIRAAIGTDQYPEILAEQYSKFEKISIDYGVMERAPLVYVLPADIGWDDVGSWTALERLRAQDANGNILPNENIVAIDLQNCIFETSGDKLVAAIGLSDIVYVETGDAVLICPKNRVQDVKKVLEKVDKTKQ